A window from Bos mutus isolate GX-2022 chromosome 1, NWIPB_WYAK_1.1, whole genome shotgun sequence encodes these proteins:
- the LOC138985634 gene encoding translation machinery-associated protein 7-like, with amino-acid sequence MLLGCVSLGYIREETITAKGLGVIKVHISSKKTSHWGRGGRHHIGQQRYQKKPLKQSKEQDKKMDQEDKAFKQKKEEQKKLEEPKVKATGKGPMGTDGIKKSGKKEAVPCA; translated from the exons ATGTTGCTGGGCTGTGTCAGTCTGGGTTATATAAGAGAGGAGACAATTACAGCTAAAGGGCTTGGAG TCATCAAAGTTCACATCAGCAGCAAAAAGACCAGTCACTGGGGAAGGGGCGGCAGACACCACATTGGGCAGCAAAGGTACCAGAAGAAGCCCCTGAAGCAGTCCAAGGAGCAAGACAAAAAGATGGACCAGGAAGATAAGGCATTCAAGCAGAAAAAGGAGGAGCAGAAGAAACTCGAGGAGCCAAAAGTGAAGGCCACAGGGAAAGGCCCCATGGGCACAGATGGAATTAAGAAATCTGGCAAAAAGGAAGCTGTTCCTTGTGCCTGA